One Schistocerca nitens isolate TAMUIC-IGC-003100 chromosome 1, iqSchNite1.1, whole genome shotgun sequence DNA segment encodes these proteins:
- the LOC126195056 gene encoding uncharacterized protein LOC126195056 — protein MAPQTTLLLALLLAAAGHASPLPRAGCSVDVNGSKMPDPQPLLLKPGGSKDVHGFVTPDSSGVISLGQNEQIIVACPDNSLQVTGQSQATASCVSGSTFSINGQSYDFADLRCRSQPKPSGVKTGGSCGGSGQYQVVQLGFQVGSDFYTLIDACFDDRSYNTVYDHFTMVAEMGGKQSGFDRPDWLDGGFYGNIDMDKQYKRATQIQTVGALLGSSELGSKYISETNDYFLSKGHLTAKSDFILGAQEYATFLYVNAAPQWQTFNGANWNTMENNVRSYAANNRVELEIYTGTQGITTLPNVNNVETELYLYADGSKYIPVPKIFWKIVYNANTKAAVVFVGVNNPYIANPGSDYYVCTDVCSKISWISWKATDQVKGYSYCCEYADFKNSVADAPSLSVNSLLT, from the coding sequence GTTGCTCGGTGGACGTGAACGGGTCCAAGATGCCTGACCCACAGCCGCTGCTATTGAAGCCCGGCGGTAGCAAAGACGTGCACGGCTTCGTGACGCCGGACTCCTCGGGGGTGATCTCGCTCGGCCAGAACGAGCAGATCATCGTCGCGTGTCCCGACAACAGCCTCCAGGTCACCGGGCAGTCGCAAGCGACAGCCTCCTGCGTCTCTGGTTCCACCTTCTCGATCAACGGGCAGTCGTACGACTTCGCTGATCTCAGATGCAGGTCCCAGCCGAAGCCGTCAGGCGTGAAGACAGGCGGCTCGTGTGGCGGCAGCGGCCAGTACCAGGTGGTCCAGCTGGGCTTCCAGGTCGGCTCCGACTTCTACACGCTCATCGACGCCTGCTTCGACGATCGGTCCTACAACACggtgtacgaccacttcacgatggTCGCCGAAATGGGCGGCAAGCAGAGCGGCTTCGACCGGCCCGACTGGCTGGACGGCGGCTTCTACGGCAACATCGACATGGATAAGCAGTACAAACGCGCCACGCAGATCCAGACAGTCGGCGCACTGCTGGGGTCCAGCGAGCTGGGGTCCAAGTACATTTCCGAGACCAACGACTACTTCCTTTCCAAGGGACACCTCACTGCTAAGTCTGATTTCATTCTCGGCGCGCAGGAGTACGCCACGTTCTTGTACGTGAACGCTGCGCCGCAGTGGCAGACTTTCAACGGTGCCAACTGGAACACCATGGAGAACAATGTACGTTCGTACGCTGCGAACAACCGGGTCGAACTCGAAATCTACACGGGTACACAAGGCATCACGACGCTGCCCAACGTCAACAACGTCGAGACGGAGCTGTACCTTTATGCTGATGGCAGCAAGTACATTCCAGTTCCGAAGATCTTTTGGAAAATCGTGTACAACGCTAACACTAAGGCAGCCGTTGTGTTCGTGGGCGTAAACAATCCGTACATCGCGAACCCCGGATCTGACTACTATGTATGCACAGACGTATGTAGCAAGATCAGTTGGATATCCTGGAAGGCCACGGATCAGGTGAAGGGCTACTCGTACTGTTGCGAGTACGCAGACTTCAAGAACTCCGTGGCCGACGCACCCAGCCTCAGCGTTAACTCTCTGCTTACCTAA